The following are encoded in a window of Mycobacteroides chelonae CCUG 47445 genomic DNA:
- a CDS encoding TIR domain-containing protein, producing MTEPEDPAYAAQLPVPEPGPYDYDAFLSYSRADTPVAEGIQKGLHSIGRKLGRLHALRVFRDKTDLAASPSLWAKLTEALDKSRYLVVVLSPNSAGSEWVNKEIDYWLTHRGRTNLILVMADGTLIWDDSHGRFDPDNSTASPPALAVPDALGTEPVYIDVSQDNPWDIQNPVFRDKLTDIAAPIHGKPKYELASDDLREQQRFRRFRRLAIAGLAILTILSVVTAGIAFTQRREAIRQRNDAVALRLATDADAIFKRVRGGPDDRALQELTIAARLAPEAARGGMLTGLQATAPLQKIIRTPQEPKGVRVTPDGQRIITGSMDEPVIRVWDITTGQQVSELTGQAAGIVSGLSADGKRLLSFTLNPSDMNSSKIGLWDLDTDTMIRQFEGRWADLSADGTRIAAIRWNEQAGRPPIYRVEVWNADTGKTINTFPEQTSIVLSLALSPDGHRVVITDGDDTSRIWEVDSGKQIGETITIPDPRSSDPTRKLSVLGAEFSPDGSRFATSDSQAIRQWDAFTGAPIGTPTTSDTHQVLGHAAYSPDGKRIAASIGNDVHVWDAETGSLVGTPMKGQAQGHLTFTPNGSQIVSVGSDGTIRIWRADADDHLGGPLTAPADRPKYTTGLAPGGQRDHLGTSAVWNLESDQVTKLDQAISLAMTPDGRRAAAIAYAGKSRYRAQVWDLQTGRLVSSTDEMDGRKIAISSDGTRFATDVYALGAKTDAERFITVYDADTGKRIDVKFDGVEKFDALEKDVAAFRFSPDDRQLVAANVHNMQAWDVVTGKRIGDPWGGGNITALTFSPNGRLLASGGMDQTISIWDAQTHQMVGEPLTGLNGTIRTLVFSSDGQLLVSGSDPPSAKFTEARIWDVASGQSLGEALKIPDGYYNFAVAISGDGTKIFASQEKWVWQWPGPPRWRDLLCDKLSSNMSRAQWKRWVSPDIEYVVGCPDLPIPES from the coding sequence ATGACCGAACCTGAGGATCCTGCGTACGCGGCACAGCTGCCTGTTCCTGAGCCCGGCCCGTATGACTACGACGCGTTCCTGTCCTACAGCCGCGCCGATACCCCGGTGGCCGAAGGCATCCAAAAAGGCCTACACAGCATCGGCCGAAAACTAGGACGACTACACGCCCTGCGGGTGTTCCGGGACAAAACTGATCTCGCCGCCAGCCCCAGCCTGTGGGCCAAACTCACTGAGGCCCTGGACAAATCCCGCTACCTGGTCGTGGTGCTCTCCCCGAACTCCGCAGGCTCGGAATGGGTCAACAAAGAAATCGACTACTGGCTCACGCACCGCGGACGCACCAACCTCATCCTCGTCATGGCCGACGGCACCCTCATCTGGGACGACAGCCACGGCCGCTTTGACCCCGACAATTCCACCGCATCACCACCGGCCCTGGCCGTCCCCGACGCCCTCGGCACCGAACCCGTCTATATCGATGTTTCCCAAGACAATCCGTGGGATATCCAAAACCCCGTATTCCGCGACAAACTCACCGACATCGCCGCACCCATCCACGGCAAACCCAAATACGAACTCGCCTCCGACGACCTCCGCGAACAACAACGCTTCCGCAGATTCCGACGCCTCGCCATCGCCGGACTGGCAATCTTGACCATTCTGTCGGTCGTTACGGCTGGCATCGCATTCACCCAACGCCGTGAAGCCATCCGCCAGCGCAATGACGCGGTCGCGCTGCGCCTGGCCACTGATGCCGACGCAATCTTCAAGCGAGTCCGCGGCGGGCCAGATGACCGGGCACTGCAAGAACTGACAATCGCCGCACGCTTGGCCCCGGAGGCCGCACGCGGTGGAATGCTGACCGGACTCCAAGCCACCGCGCCCCTGCAGAAAATCATCCGTACCCCCCAGGAGCCCAAGGGGGTACGGGTTACCCCGGATGGCCAACGCATCATCACCGGCAGCATGGACGAACCGGTCATCCGCGTCTGGGATATCACCACCGGACAGCAAGTATCCGAACTCACCGGCCAAGCGGCAGGGATAGTCAGCGGGCTCAGCGCCGACGGGAAGCGTCTGCTGTCCTTCACCCTGAATCCTTCGGACATGAATTCGTCAAAGATCGGGCTGTGGGACCTCGACACCGACACCATGATCCGGCAGTTTGAGGGGCGGTGGGCCGATTTGAGTGCCGACGGCACCCGGATCGCCGCGATCCGCTGGAACGAGCAGGCCGGTCGTCCGCCGATCTACCGAGTCGAGGTGTGGAATGCCGATACCGGGAAGACAATCAACACCTTTCCCGAGCAGACCAGCATTGTGCTTAGCCTGGCGCTGAGTCCGGACGGGCACCGCGTCGTCATTACCGATGGGGACGACACAAGCCGGATCTGGGAGGTTGACAGCGGCAAGCAGATCGGTGAAACGATCACCATTCCCGATCCCCGCAGCTCGGATCCCACCCGCAAGCTCAGTGTGTTGGGTGCGGAATTCAGCCCGGACGGCAGCAGGTTCGCAACGAGCGACAGCCAAGCCATCCGGCAATGGGACGCGTTCACCGGTGCCCCCATCGGGACCCCGACGACCAGCGACACCCACCAGGTACTAGGCCATGCGGCTTACAGCCCGGACGGAAAACGCATCGCCGCGAGTATCGGGAATGACGTCCATGTCTGGGATGCCGAAACAGGCTCATTGGTCGGTACACCAATGAAAGGCCAAGCGCAGGGGCACCTCACGTTTACTCCCAACGGCAGCCAGATCGTCTCTGTGGGCTCCGACGGGACCATCCGGATTTGGCGCGCCGACGCCGACGACCACCTCGGCGGGCCGCTGACTGCCCCTGCTGATCGGCCGAAGTACACGACCGGGCTAGCACCCGGCGGTCAGAGAGACCACCTTGGAACCTCTGCCGTCTGGAACCTCGAGAGTGACCAAGTAACCAAGCTGGACCAAGCCATCAGCTTGGCCATGACACCCGACGGCCGCCGCGCAGCGGCGATCGCTTATGCAGGCAAGTCTCGCTACCGGGCGCAGGTATGGGATCTGCAGACAGGCCGGCTTGTCTCCAGCACCGACGAGATGGACGGCCGGAAGATTGCGATCAGCTCCGACGGGACCCGGTTCGCTACCGACGTGTACGCGTTAGGCGCCAAAACGGATGCTGAGCGCTTCATCACCGTTTATGACGCCGACACCGGCAAACGGATCGACGTGAAGTTCGACGGCGTGGAAAAATTCGACGCCCTTGAAAAGGATGTCGCCGCGTTTCGATTCAGCCCAGACGACCGCCAACTCGTCGCTGCGAACGTCCACAATATGCAGGCCTGGGACGTGGTCACCGGGAAACGGATCGGTGATCCTTGGGGCGGCGGCAATATCACGGCACTTACCTTTAGTCCCAATGGCCGACTCTTGGCCTCCGGTGGTATGGATCAAACAATCTCGATCTGGGATGCGCAGACACATCAGATGGTGGGAGAGCCGCTCACCGGCCTCAACGGGACGATTCGAACGTTGGTGTTCAGCTCCGACGGACAGCTGCTCGTCTCCGGCTCTGACCCTCCGTCCGCCAAATTTACCGAGGCACGGATCTGGGACGTGGCCAGCGGTCAGTCGCTCGGCGAGGCATTGAAAATTCCCGATGGCTACTACAACTTCGCCGTCGCGATTTCTGGCGACGGCACCAAGATTTTCGCAAGCCAGGAAAAGTGGGTCTGGCAGTGGCCCGGCCCACCACGGTGGCGGGATCTGTTGTGCGACAAGCTTTCTTCGAACATGAGCCGCGCCCAATGGAAACGGTGGGTATCGCCGGATATCGAGTACGTTGTCGGCTGCCCGGATCTGCCGATCCCCGAGAGCTAG
- a CDS encoding nuclear transport factor 2 family protein yields MTSAWTIDEVSDRLQIQQLLVDYATAIDTRQFDDLDEVFTNDAYIDYRAMGGVDGEYPDVKAWLAQVLPAFPMYAHMLGNVSISFDDEERSSATVRSLCFNPMVPGGDTEQVLFLGLWYDDAVVRTRHGWRLTRRVETKCFNRLV; encoded by the coding sequence ATGACATCCGCCTGGACCATCGACGAAGTTTCCGACCGCCTGCAGATCCAGCAGCTCCTGGTCGACTACGCGACCGCCATCGACACCCGCCAGTTCGACGACCTGGACGAGGTGTTCACCAACGATGCGTATATCGACTATCGCGCGATGGGTGGGGTGGACGGCGAGTATCCCGACGTCAAGGCGTGGCTGGCGCAGGTGCTGCCGGCATTCCCGATGTATGCGCACATGCTGGGAAACGTGTCGATCAGTTTCGACGACGAAGAGCGCAGCTCGGCCACCGTGCGCAGCCTGTGTTTCAACCCGATGGTTCCGGGCGGCGACACCGAACAGGTGCTTTTTCTGGGACTTTGGTACGACGACGCGGTAGTGCGGACACGGCACGGCTGGCGCCTGACACGGCGCGTCGAGACGAAGTGCTTCAATCGGCTGGTCTAG
- a CDS encoding PaaI family thioesterase, which produces MPTRTEIITQFVPYSPLCQHLGIVLAEIGNDRAVLSMPFRPELATMGHTVHGGAIATLADTAAMAAAWADDVVPEKFGGSTASLTVNYVSAAEAADLTAVGQVVRRGKRLSNIEVTVSDGTGQVVAKALATYNFA; this is translated from the coding sequence ATGCCCACTCGGACCGAAATCATCACGCAATTCGTCCCGTACTCCCCGCTGTGCCAGCACCTGGGAATCGTGTTGGCCGAGATCGGCAACGATCGCGCCGTGCTGAGCATGCCTTTCCGGCCCGAGCTGGCCACCATGGGCCACACCGTGCACGGCGGCGCGATCGCGACCCTCGCCGATACCGCGGCCATGGCGGCGGCGTGGGCCGACGACGTCGTGCCCGAAAAGTTCGGCGGCTCAACGGCTTCATTGACGGTCAACTACGTCTCGGCGGCCGAGGCCGCCGACCTTACCGCGGTGGGCCAGGTGGTCCGCCGCGGTAAGCGTCTGTCGAATATCGAGGTCACCGTGTCCGACGGCACCGGGCAGGTGGTGGCCAAGGCGTTGGCCACCTACAACTTCGCTTAG
- a CDS encoding LLM class flavin-dependent oxidoreductase, giving the protein MQFGLDTFADVPAGMTNPEAIRAVVEEGVRADEVGVDIFAIGEHHRTEFVGESPEMMLSAIAARTERVTLATAVTVLSTDDPVRVYQRFATLDGISNGRAEVVLGRGSFTDSFPLFGYDLAEYDELFEEKFDLMAKLLPGDPVTWSGKLRAGLDNVEVYPKTENGLRAWVGVGGSPESVVRSVRYRIPMILAIIGGDPMRFEPYVDLYRRAQDQLGVTEPMPLGIHSPGHIAESDEEAIAQYWPGFRELRTTIGRERGWPAPRYEEYLAEVKSGSLYVGSPDTVAAKMAKTIRGLGADRFSLVYQAAQPGLGMQNVELYGTEVIPRVRDLLAADEAGAA; this is encoded by the coding sequence GTGCAGTTTGGATTGGACACGTTCGCCGACGTTCCCGCGGGTATGACCAACCCGGAAGCGATCCGGGCTGTGGTCGAGGAAGGCGTGCGCGCCGATGAGGTTGGTGTCGACATCTTCGCCATCGGGGAGCATCACCGCACCGAGTTCGTGGGGGAGTCCCCGGAGATGATGCTGTCCGCGATCGCGGCGCGTACCGAGCGGGTCACCCTCGCGACCGCCGTGACGGTGCTCAGTACTGACGATCCGGTGCGGGTGTATCAGCGGTTCGCGACCCTCGACGGAATCTCCAATGGCCGTGCCGAGGTCGTGCTTGGCCGGGGGTCGTTCACGGATTCCTTCCCGTTGTTCGGATACGACCTGGCGGAGTACGACGAACTCTTCGAGGAGAAGTTCGATCTCATGGCCAAGCTGCTGCCGGGAGACCCGGTGACCTGGTCGGGGAAGCTGCGCGCCGGGTTGGACAACGTCGAGGTGTATCCCAAGACGGAGAACGGTTTGCGGGCGTGGGTGGGCGTGGGCGGATCGCCGGAGTCGGTGGTTCGCAGCGTGCGGTACCGCATACCCATGATCCTGGCGATCATCGGTGGTGACCCCATGCGATTCGAGCCGTACGTCGACCTCTACCGGCGGGCTCAAGATCAGCTCGGTGTCACCGAGCCGATGCCGCTCGGCATTCACAGCCCGGGGCATATCGCAGAATCCGATGAGGAGGCGATCGCACAGTATTGGCCCGGATTCCGGGAATTGCGCACCACGATCGGGCGTGAGCGTGGCTGGCCGGCGCCGCGGTACGAGGAGTACCTGGCCGAGGTGAAGTCGGGATCGCTGTATGTCGGTTCACCCGACACGGTGGCGGCCAAGATGGCCAAAACCATTCGTGGTCTCGGTGCCGACCGGTTCAGCCTGGTGTACCAGGCGGCGCAGCCGGGGCTGGGCATGCAAAACGTCGAGCTGTATGGCACCGAGGTCATTCCCCGGGTGCGGGACCTGCTGGCTGCGGACGAGGCCGGCGCGGCCTAA
- a CDS encoding D-alanyl-D-alanine carboxypeptidase family protein: MSEPMSSLPLSRRYRAFAVLSALLLALTVPGVARADTAAPPPEGPAQAWLVADLDSGQILAARDPYASHAPASTIKVLLALVALDELPLDATVVADAADSHAECNCVGIKAGQVYTTHDLLEGALLESGNDAANTLAHMLGGREAAVEKMNAKAAALGATGTHTASPSGLDAPGMDMRSTPHDLAVIFRAALANPVFAEITRQPAADFPGRVLHNQNELMYRYPGVIGGKTGFTDIARKTYVVAAERDGKRLVVVMMYGLVHEGGPTYWDQAASLFDWGFANDGQVTVGSL, from the coding sequence GTGTCGGAGCCGATGTCCTCCCTGCCGCTATCCCGTCGTTACCGCGCGTTCGCAGTGCTCAGCGCCCTGCTCTTGGCCCTTACGGTTCCCGGTGTCGCTCGCGCGGATACCGCGGCACCACCACCTGAGGGCCCGGCGCAGGCATGGCTGGTGGCCGATCTGGACTCCGGCCAGATCCTCGCCGCCCGCGATCCCTACGCGTCGCATGCACCCGCGAGCACCATCAAGGTCCTGCTGGCCCTGGTCGCACTCGACGAGCTGCCACTGGATGCCACCGTGGTGGCCGATGCCGCCGACTCCCATGCCGAATGCAACTGTGTGGGCATCAAGGCGGGACAGGTCTACACAACCCACGACCTACTCGAGGGCGCGCTGCTGGAATCCGGTAACGACGCCGCCAACACCCTCGCTCACATGCTGGGCGGCCGTGAGGCGGCGGTCGAGAAGATGAACGCGAAGGCAGCGGCACTCGGGGCAACCGGGACGCACACCGCTTCCCCCTCCGGACTGGACGCGCCAGGCATGGACATGCGCTCCACCCCGCACGATCTGGCCGTGATTTTCCGTGCGGCACTGGCCAATCCGGTATTCGCGGAGATCACCCGCCAGCCGGCCGCCGACTTCCCCGGCCGCGTGCTGCACAACCAGAACGAGCTGATGTACCGCTATCCGGGAGTGATCGGCGGTAAGACGGGCTTCACCGACATCGCTCGCAAGACCTACGTGGTAGCCGCCGAACGCGACGGTAAGCGCCTGGTCGTGGTGATGATGTACGGCCTGGTGCACGAGGGCGGCCCAACCTACTGGGATCAGGCCGCGAGCCTGTTCGACTGGGGTTTTGCCAACGACGGCCAGGTCACCGTCGGCTCCCTCTAG
- a CDS encoding amidohydrolase family protein: MLAHLRGRTLPSEEPIDLWVHDGVISREPISGADTVFDGGWLLPGLVDAHCHVGVGPHGPTSLEEAVAQAEAERDVGALLLRDAGSPVDTRGFDEREDLPRIIRAGRHLAKPKRYIPGLPIDIEDESQLPEAIVLQARWGDGWVKLVGDWIDRSVGDLAPLWSDAILEQAIAVAHANGARVTAHVFGEDALPGLIRAGIDCIEHGTGLTDDTIALMVEHGTALVPTVINIENFPGIADSATKYPVYAQHMRALYAGLHTTVGNAYDAGIPIYAGTDAGGGIAHGRISDEVAALTRIGMDPTDALGAASWRARDWLGRPGLEHGAPADVVGYHQDPRVGPQVLSRPDLIMLRGQIR; encoded by the coding sequence ATGCTCGCACACCTGCGGGGACGAACTCTTCCCTCGGAAGAGCCCATCGATCTGTGGGTGCACGACGGCGTCATAAGCCGGGAACCGATCTCAGGTGCCGACACCGTCTTCGACGGCGGCTGGCTGCTGCCCGGGCTTGTCGATGCGCATTGCCATGTTGGCGTCGGGCCGCATGGTCCGACCTCGCTGGAAGAAGCGGTCGCACAGGCCGAGGCCGAGCGTGACGTGGGTGCACTGCTGTTGCGTGATGCCGGATCTCCGGTGGACACTCGCGGCTTCGATGAGCGAGAGGACCTGCCGCGGATCATCCGCGCGGGCAGGCACCTGGCCAAACCCAAGCGCTACATCCCCGGGTTGCCCATCGATATCGAGGACGAGTCGCAACTTCCGGAAGCCATTGTCCTCCAGGCGCGTTGGGGTGACGGCTGGGTGAAACTGGTGGGGGACTGGATCGACCGCTCCGTCGGCGACCTCGCCCCGCTGTGGTCCGATGCGATTCTCGAGCAGGCCATCGCTGTCGCACACGCCAACGGTGCGCGCGTTACCGCACACGTTTTCGGTGAAGATGCGCTGCCCGGCTTGATCCGGGCCGGGATCGACTGCATAGAGCATGGCACCGGACTCACCGATGACACCATCGCCCTGATGGTCGAGCACGGTACCGCGCTGGTTCCGACCGTCATAAACATCGAGAACTTCCCGGGAATCGCCGACTCCGCAACGAAATACCCGGTCTACGCCCAGCACATGCGCGCTCTCTACGCGGGTCTGCACACCACCGTCGGGAACGCGTATGACGCCGGAATCCCGATCTACGCGGGTACCGACGCCGGCGGCGGGATCGCACACGGGCGCATCTCCGATGAGGTGGCCGCGCTCACGCGCATCGGCATGGACCCCACCGATGCGCTGGGTGCGGCGTCATGGCGGGCCCGGGACTGGCTGGGACGGCCGGGGCTTGAGCATGGTGCGCCCGCCGATGTGGTCGGGTATCACCAGGACCCCCGCGTGGGGCCGCAGGTGCTCTCGCGGCCGGACCTCATCATGCTGCGCGGGCAGATTCGTTAG
- the ffh gene encoding signal recognition particle protein, with the protein MFESLSDRLTDALAGLRGKGRLSDADIDATCRTIRLALLEADVALPVVRTFIGRIKERAKGAEVSGALNPAQQVVKIVNEELIGILGGETRQLAFAKTPPTVIMLAGLQGAGKTTLAGKLAKWLKGQGHTPLLVACDLQRPGAVNQLQVVGERAGVSVFAPHPGTSTGGLEVGSLVGDPVAVARDGLAHAKAQHFDVVLVDTAGRLGIDAELMDQAARIREAVDPDEVLFVLDAMIGQDAVSTAEAFRAGVGFTGVVLTKLDGDARGGAALSVREITGTPILFASTGEKLEDFDVFHPDRMASRILGMGDLLSLIEQAEQHFDAEQSLAAAEKITSGELTLEDFLEQMLAIRKMGPIGNLLGMLPGAGQMKDALAAVDDKQLDRVQAIIRGMTPAERSDPKIINASRRLRIANGSGVTVSEVNQLVDRFFEARKMMSSMAGRMGMGAINRKSNRKGGKNTKKGKKGSRGPTQPKIRGGFPGMPPGMPAGFPDLSGMPEGLGELPPGLADIDISKLKFPKN; encoded by the coding sequence GTGTTTGAATCGCTGTCTGACCGGTTGACCGACGCCCTTGCTGGCCTACGGGGTAAGGGACGTCTGTCCGACGCCGATATCGACGCGACCTGCCGGACCATCCGGCTGGCGCTGCTGGAAGCCGATGTCGCGCTGCCCGTGGTGCGTACCTTCATCGGGCGCATCAAGGAACGTGCCAAGGGTGCCGAGGTTTCCGGTGCGCTGAACCCGGCGCAGCAGGTCGTCAAGATCGTCAACGAAGAGCTCATCGGCATTCTGGGTGGGGAAACCCGTCAGCTGGCGTTCGCCAAGACTCCGCCGACCGTGATCATGCTTGCCGGTCTGCAAGGTGCCGGTAAGACGACCCTCGCCGGCAAGCTGGCCAAATGGCTTAAAGGACAAGGCCATACCCCGCTTCTGGTGGCCTGCGACCTGCAGCGCCCAGGTGCGGTGAACCAGCTTCAGGTGGTTGGTGAACGCGCCGGGGTTTCCGTCTTCGCCCCGCATCCGGGCACCTCGACCGGCGGCCTGGAGGTCGGCTCGCTGGTCGGCGACCCGGTTGCGGTGGCCCGAGACGGCCTGGCCCATGCCAAGGCTCAACACTTCGATGTGGTGCTCGTCGACACCGCCGGCCGTCTCGGTATCGACGCCGAGCTGATGGACCAGGCCGCCCGGATCCGCGAAGCCGTCGATCCCGACGAGGTGCTGTTCGTCCTCGACGCCATGATCGGTCAGGACGCAGTGAGTACCGCTGAAGCCTTCCGTGCGGGTGTCGGATTCACCGGTGTCGTCCTGACCAAGCTCGACGGTGACGCCCGTGGTGGTGCCGCACTCTCGGTACGCGAGATCACCGGCACCCCGATCCTGTTCGCGTCGACCGGCGAGAAGCTTGAGGACTTCGATGTCTTCCACCCGGACCGGATGGCGAGCCGCATCCTGGGCATGGGTGACCTGCTGTCCCTCATCGAACAGGCCGAACAGCATTTCGACGCCGAACAGTCTTTGGCTGCGGCCGAGAAGATCACCTCCGGAGAACTCACGCTCGAGGACTTCCTGGAGCAGATGCTCGCGATCCGCAAGATGGGGCCCATCGGCAACCTGTTGGGCATGCTGCCGGGTGCCGGCCAGATGAAGGACGCGCTGGCCGCCGTCGATGACAAACAACTCGACCGGGTGCAGGCCATCATTCGCGGTATGACCCCTGCCGAACGAAGCGACCCGAAGATCATCAACGCGTCCCGGCGGCTGCGGATCGCCAACGGTTCGGGCGTGACGGTCTCGGAGGTCAACCAGCTGGTGGACCGTTTCTTCGAGGCACGCAAGATGATGTCGTCGATGGCGGGCCGTATGGGTATGGGCGCCATCAACCGCAAGAGCAATCGCAAGGGCGGTAAGAACACCAAGAAGGGCAAGAAGGGCTCGCGGGGCCCGACGCAGCCGAAGATCCGGGGCGGATTCCCCGGTATGCCGCCGGGTATGCCGGCCGGATTCCCAGATCTTTCCGGGATGCCAGAGGGGCTCGGCGAGCTGCCTCCCGGTCTGGCCGATATCGACATCTCGAAGCTGAAGTTCCCCAAGAACTGA
- a CDS encoding [protein-PII] uridylyltransferase, whose translation MGAATDLVAARAQLLGDSGRLNAGAIREAMTDLNELWLTTKAAEVGITDSSGFAIVALGGLGRREMLPHSDLDLVLLHDENISTETLSEVADGLWYPLWDANIRLDHSVRTVADTLHVAGQEMSAALALLDARHIAGDAQLSSLMIGGVRQQWRSQIRTRLDELIEYTQARWRRSGEIAHRAEPDLKSGRGGLRDVQLLRALAIAQLTDSGLAKSFDGAHSVILDVRTELHRVAGRERDQLLAQFADEIGAALRIGDRFDLARMLSDAARTISYSVDVGLRTASNSIPRRGISALRRTVRRPLDEGVVEHAGEVVLARDARPERDPSLILRVAAASATTGLPISSSTLSRLAESAPELRAPWPREALKDLLVLLEAGPHAVATIEALDRTGLWGRLFPEWGPVRDLPPRDIVHIWTVDRHLVETVAQASAFTTRVPRPDLLVLGALVHDIGKGRGGDHSVVGADLAVQIGTRLGLWPSDVDLLSRIVRYHLLLPNTATRRDLGDPETIDTVVNTLGGDLLLLELLQQLAEADSLATGPGVWGDWKASLIGELVRKCRMVMRGEPLPEPDPIDPELLSLAADGGVQVRLVPAGSPHMYTVSMIAPDQRGLLYKAAGVLSLNSLRVFSASVASHAGSAINTFEVSPRFGSPPAAGLLRQQLISAIDGDTDIIATLDERERESAQFSTGLVGDATPAVPTNYVPAPPRIRWFEPAGNLDQQIVEIRTSDAPGLLARITATLERHGVDIAWARVNTLGSSVVDTFCLSTGPEQAVLEAAIASVLPAAAPEPKKAAS comes from the coding sequence ATGGGCGCCGCAACGGACCTCGTGGCCGCCAGGGCGCAGCTGCTCGGTGATAGCGGCCGGCTGAATGCCGGCGCGATTCGCGAGGCGATGACCGACCTCAATGAGCTTTGGCTGACAACCAAGGCCGCTGAGGTCGGCATCACCGACTCCAGTGGATTCGCCATCGTGGCACTCGGTGGACTCGGCCGCCGCGAGATGCTGCCGCACTCGGATTTGGATCTGGTGCTGCTGCACGACGAGAACATCTCGACGGAGACTCTCAGTGAGGTCGCGGACGGCCTGTGGTACCCGTTGTGGGACGCCAATATTCGGCTCGACCACAGTGTCCGCACGGTGGCCGACACCCTGCACGTCGCCGGACAGGAGATGTCGGCGGCATTGGCGCTGCTCGATGCCAGGCATATCGCCGGGGACGCGCAGTTGTCCAGCCTGATGATCGGGGGCGTACGCCAGCAATGGCGTTCGCAGATCCGGACACGACTCGACGAGTTGATCGAGTACACGCAGGCACGTTGGCGGCGCAGCGGCGAGATCGCCCACCGGGCCGAACCTGATCTGAAGTCAGGCCGTGGCGGTCTGCGCGATGTTCAGCTACTTCGGGCGCTGGCCATCGCCCAGCTCACCGATAGCGGGCTGGCGAAGTCGTTCGACGGTGCGCACTCGGTCATCCTGGATGTGCGCACCGAACTGCATCGGGTCGCCGGACGGGAGCGCGATCAACTGCTGGCTCAGTTCGCTGACGAGATCGGCGCGGCGCTGCGTATCGGCGATCGGTTCGATCTGGCCAGAATGCTGTCCGACGCCGCCCGCACCATCAGCTACTCGGTAGATGTAGGGCTGCGGACAGCCAGTAATTCGATTCCTCGACGGGGCATTTCGGCCCTGCGGCGCACGGTTCGGCGTCCGCTAGACGAGGGTGTGGTGGAGCATGCCGGGGAGGTGGTGCTGGCCCGCGATGCTCGTCCCGAGCGCGACCCGTCGCTGATCCTGCGGGTGGCGGCGGCATCGGCGACCACCGGACTGCCGATCTCCTCGTCCACGTTGAGTCGTCTTGCCGAATCGGCACCGGAGCTTCGTGCGCCGTGGCCACGGGAGGCGCTGAAGGATTTGTTGGTGCTCCTGGAGGCCGGTCCGCACGCGGTCGCCACCATCGAGGCGCTGGACCGAACAGGGTTGTGGGGCAGGCTCTTCCCTGAATGGGGGCCTGTGCGGGATCTGCCGCCACGCGACATCGTGCATATCTGGACGGTCGACAGGCATCTTGTCGAAACGGTCGCGCAGGCGAGCGCCTTCACCACCAGGGTCCCTCGCCCTGATCTGCTGGTTCTCGGTGCACTGGTGCACGACATCGGCAAGGGGCGCGGCGGTGATCACAGCGTTGTCGGGGCGGATCTGGCCGTGCAGATCGGTACCCGGCTGGGGCTGTGGCCGTCCGATGTGGACTTGCTGTCCAGGATCGTGCGTTATCACCTGCTGCTGCCCAACACCGCCACTCGGCGCGATCTTGGCGACCCGGAAACCATTGACACCGTGGTCAATACACTCGGGGGCGATCTGCTGCTGCTGGAGCTGTTGCAGCAGCTTGCCGAGGCGGACTCGCTGGCCACCGGTCCAGGGGTGTGGGGCGACTGGAAGGCGTCGCTGATCGGGGAGTTGGTGCGCAAATGCCGGATGGTGATGCGTGGTGAACCGCTGCCCGAACCCGATCCCATTGATCCGGAACTGCTTTCGCTGGCGGCCGACGGTGGGGTTCAGGTGCGCCTGGTTCCTGCGGGGTCGCCACACATGTACACCGTGAGCATGATCGCGCCCGATCAGCGCGGGCTGCTCTACAAGGCCGCCGGGGTGCTGTCGCTGAATTCGTTGCGGGTGTTCTCGGCCTCGGTGGCCAGCCACGCCGGCTCAGCTATTAACACCTTCGAGGTGTCGCCGCGGTTCGGTTCGCCTCCGGCGGCGGGGCTGCTGCGCCAGCAGCTGATCTCCGCTATCGACGGCGATACCGACATCATCGCCACGCTCGATGAGCGCGAACGCGAGTCCGCGCAGTTCTCAACCGGCCTCGTTGGGGATGCGACACCCGCGGTTCCCACCAATTACGTGCCGGCGCCACCGCGCATCCGCTGGTTCGAGCCCGCCGGGAATCTCGACCAGCAGATTGTGGAGATCCGTACCTCCGACGCCCCAGGGCTGCTGGCGCGCATCACCGCGACCTTGGAGCGACACGGCGTGGACATCGCATGGGCCAGGGTCAACACCCTCGGATCTTCGGTGGTCGACACCTTCTGCCTCAGCACCGGTCCTGAGCAGGCAGTGTTGGAGGCAGCCATCGCCTCGGTGTTGCCTGCGGCCGCACCCGAGCCGAAGAAGGCCGCCAGCTAG